From the Rhodothalassiaceae bacterium genome, one window contains:
- a CDS encoding serine protease: protein MTVMDLFWLFFILSALQPVLQQRLLEAMRQRKIAQIERERGSRVILMVHRQETMRLLGFPLMRFIDMSDSEQIMRAIDMTDNDVPIDLIIHTPGGLVLAALQIARALKKHPAKVTVFVPHMAMSGGTLIALAADEIVMSAHAVLGPIDPQLGQWPAASILRAVETKPVERVDDQTLIMADVSRKALEQIREAAAELLEGRMERAKARKVARMLSEGRWTHDYAITADAARELGLNVNTSVPKSVLELMALYPQPVRAQQGVEFLPQPRRARPDGRA, encoded by the coding sequence ATGACGGTGATGGATCTGTTCTGGCTGTTCTTCATTCTCTCGGCGCTGCAGCCGGTTCTGCAGCAGCGGCTGCTGGAGGCGATGCGCCAGCGCAAGATCGCACAGATCGAGCGCGAGCGCGGCTCGCGCGTGATCCTGATGGTCCACCGTCAGGAGACCATGCGTCTGCTCGGTTTTCCGCTCATGCGCTTCATCGACATGAGCGATTCCGAGCAGATCATGCGCGCCATCGACATGACCGACAATGACGTCCCCATCGACCTCATCATCCACACGCCGGGCGGGCTCGTGCTCGCGGCGTTGCAGATCGCGCGCGCGCTGAAGAAGCATCCGGCGAAGGTCACCGTCTTCGTGCCGCACATGGCGATGTCCGGCGGCACCCTGATCGCGTTGGCGGCCGATGAGATCGTCATGAGCGCTCACGCGGTCCTGGGGCCGATCGACCCCCAGCTCGGCCAGTGGCCCGCCGCCTCCATCCTGCGCGCGGTCGAGACGAAGCCGGTGGAGCGGGTCGACGACCAGACCCTCATCATGGCCGATGTCAGCAGGAAGGCACTGGAGCAGATCCGCGAGGCCGCGGCCGAGCTCTTGGAGGGCCGCATGGAGCGGGCGAAGGCGCGCAAGGTCGCGCGCATGCTCTCCGAGGGGCGCTGGACCCATGATTACGCCATCACGGCGGATGCCGCGCGCGAGTTGGGACTCAATGTGAACACTTCCGTGCCGAAGAGCGTTCTCGAACTGATGGCGCTCTACCCGCAGCCGGTGCGGGCGCAGCAGGGGGTCGAATTCCTGCCGCAGCCGCGCCGGGCGCGGCCCGACGGCCGGGCCTGA
- a CDS encoding rhomboid family intramembrane serine protease — MFPIQTSVMLRYVPVVTWALIGVNVLFFLYEVSLPPPVLEAFLHEHALVPARYFVPGYALERGLDPGDLSPFFTNMFLHGGWFHLIANMWTLYIFGPAVEDRIGPLRFLVFYIVCGLGASWAHAAVNWNSTIPALGASGAIAGVIGAFMRMFPLARVIVLVPLVFIPWFFAMPAAIYAGFWFLLQLVQGLGSLVAGPLQGGVAWWAHVGGFAFGWLIIPLLVSRRHHPRRPQRDEGWLGFPPHGRY; from the coding sequence ATGTTCCCCATCCAGACGTCGGTGATGCTGCGCTACGTGCCGGTCGTGACCTGGGCGCTGATCGGCGTCAACGTGCTGTTCTTCCTGTACGAGGTTTCGCTGCCGCCGCCGGTGCTGGAGGCCTTTCTGCACGAGCACGCGCTGGTGCCGGCGCGCTACTTCGTGCCGGGATACGCGCTGGAACGCGGTCTCGACCCCGGGGATCTCTCTCCCTTCTTCACCAACATGTTCCTGCACGGCGGCTGGTTTCACCTGATCGCCAACATGTGGACGCTCTACATCTTCGGGCCGGCCGTGGAGGACCGCATCGGGCCGCTCAGATTCCTCGTCTTCTACATCGTCTGCGGCCTCGGTGCCTCCTGGGCCCATGCGGCGGTCAACTGGAACTCGACCATCCCGGCGCTCGGCGCCTCGGGAGCGATCGCGGGGGTGATCGGCGCCTTCATGCGGATGTTTCCGCTGGCACGCGTCATCGTGCTCGTGCCCCTCGTGTTCATCCCCTGGTTCTTCGCGATGCCGGCGGCGATCTACGCGGGCTTCTGGTTTCTGCTCCAGCTCGTCCAGGGGCTGGGCAGCCTCGTCGCCGGACCGCTTCAGGGCGGGGTCGCCTGGTGGGCGCATGTCGGCGGCTTCGCCTTCGGCTGGCTGATCATTCCCCTGCTCGTCAGCAGGCGCCATCATCCGCGCCGCCCCCAGCGCGACGAGGGGTGGCTGGGATTTCCGCCGCACGGGCGCTACTGA